One Rhodococcus sp. P1Y DNA window includes the following coding sequences:
- a CDS encoding glycerate kinase yields MTGPRIVVAPDKFKGSLTAQQVADAVARGIRTTIPHADVVEFPIADGGEGTVQMMLARGWEQVDCAVTGPTGDIVDAAYAFLDGCAVMEMSAAAGLALVPGGPTSKSASDSTTFGVGEMIADALNRGADRIVIGVGGSATTDGGQGALRALGAVVHAGGATFDSIDPRLVSTDVVVVCDVDNPLTGPTGAAAVYGPQKGATPHDVGILDAHLQLWADQVESATGHDARYLPGAGAAGGLAFGLAAVLRARLVPGIDFMLELTGFDEVLADTDLVVVGEGSLDAQSLHGKGPIGVARAARKQGVTVVAAVGRSEVSDDEARAAGVSDIYTLTSYEPNVDVAMREAARLLHIVGEHIGNRYAEP; encoded by the coding sequence ATGACCGGTCCGAGAATCGTTGTGGCACCTGACAAATTCAAGGGTTCGTTGACCGCCCAGCAGGTTGCCGATGCGGTGGCTCGCGGAATCCGCACAACAATCCCGCATGCGGACGTCGTCGAGTTCCCCATCGCGGACGGCGGCGAAGGCACAGTGCAGATGATGCTCGCGCGGGGCTGGGAGCAGGTCGACTGTGCGGTCACCGGGCCGACAGGCGACATCGTCGACGCCGCGTACGCATTCCTCGATGGCTGCGCGGTGATGGAGATGTCGGCAGCCGCTGGTCTTGCGCTTGTGCCTGGCGGCCCCACATCGAAGTCTGCGTCGGACTCAACGACGTTCGGGGTCGGTGAGATGATCGCGGACGCCCTGAATCGAGGAGCGGACCGCATCGTCATCGGAGTCGGAGGCAGCGCCACCACGGACGGCGGACAAGGAGCACTGCGCGCACTAGGCGCTGTGGTCCACGCCGGCGGCGCTACCTTCGACAGCATCGATCCGCGTCTTGTTTCAACCGACGTCGTAGTCGTCTGTGACGTCGACAATCCTTTGACGGGTCCGACAGGTGCTGCTGCGGTCTACGGTCCGCAGAAGGGTGCCACTCCACACGACGTCGGAATCCTCGACGCGCACTTGCAGTTATGGGCCGATCAGGTCGAATCGGCTACAGGCCACGACGCGAGGTACCTCCCCGGTGCAGGCGCGGCGGGTGGACTTGCTTTCGGTCTCGCCGCCGTTCTGCGCGCACGCTTGGTTCCCGGCATCGACTTCATGCTCGAATTGACCGGCTTCGACGAGGTCCTCGCCGACACAGACCTCGTCGTAGTGGGCGAAGGTTCCCTCGACGCACAAAGCCTGCACGGAAAGGGACCGATCGGGGTCGCCCGAGCTGCCCGCAAGCAGGGAGTCACCGTTGTTGCCGCGGTGGGTCGAAGCGAAGTCAGCGATGACGAGGCCCGTGCAGCAGGGGTGTCCGACATCTACACACTGACGTCCTACGAACCGAACGTGGACGTCGCCATGAGGGAAGCAGCACGCCTACTCCACATCGTCGGAGAACACATCGGCAACCGATACGCCGAACCTTGA
- a CDS encoding GNAT family N-acetyltransferase — MNNPDIRIAATDDLIAAADTLAAAFADYPWTRWVIPEDNYTARLHELQHLYLQHAHRHGVVLITDDYAGVAALLPGDAPMPADETMARIIDLYADRINRLSPGESTPGSWTLETLGVNTHSQGRGIGGRLIEKAIEEVDKRNATVLALETSDLRNVRLYERHGFSIVSHSAPRDEPEVWSMIHAFSDLR, encoded by the coding sequence GTGAACAATCCCGACATTCGAATTGCTGCAACCGACGACCTAATCGCTGCCGCGGACACGCTGGCTGCTGCGTTCGCCGACTACCCTTGGACACGATGGGTGATCCCCGAGGACAACTACACCGCACGGCTGCACGAACTGCAGCATCTGTATCTGCAACACGCGCATCGACACGGGGTTGTTTTGATCACCGATGACTACGCAGGGGTCGCGGCCCTGCTCCCCGGGGACGCGCCAATGCCCGCGGACGAGACCATGGCGCGGATCATCGATCTATACGCAGATCGGATCAACCGCCTTTCCCCAGGTGAATCGACACCGGGATCGTGGACGCTGGAAACCCTCGGCGTGAACACGCACAGCCAAGGACGCGGGATCGGCGGGCGGCTCATCGAAAAAGCCATCGAGGAAGTCGACAAACGGAACGCTACTGTATTGGCTTTGGAGACTTCGGATTTGCGAAACGTCCGACTGTACGAACGGCACGGATTCAGTATAGTGAGCCACTCTGCGCCCCGTGACGAACCGGAGGTGTGGTCCATGATCCACGCGTTCTCAGACCTTCGGTGA
- a CDS encoding GntR family transcriptional regulator: MRFVAESKAMHGRWSTICHIQCAMIEKISQSWKEHMTTLDLAPGELPESRREWLLKRLRKAITTGQLSPGDRLVERDISAQTGVSRGPVREAIMLLEQEGLVISSSFKGAAVVAVSREEAENVLIPIRLVLEEFAFRHATNKLSDAVFEKLESLIEEMRSAAANDDRQLIADADTRFHETVIAECGWIHCVQVWRTISPRVRMYFAADAVQHESLDTVPAQHVELLDVLRLGDPELSAQAIRKHIVDRP; the protein is encoded by the coding sequence GTGAGATTCGTCGCCGAGTCTAAAGCCATGCATGGCAGATGGTCAACCATCTGCCATATTCAATGTGCCATGATTGAGAAAATCTCTCAGAGCTGGAAGGAACACATGACTACCCTCGATCTGGCTCCCGGAGAATTGCCGGAATCGCGACGAGAGTGGCTGTTGAAGCGTCTGCGGAAGGCAATCACGACGGGACAGCTCAGCCCTGGCGACAGGCTCGTCGAGCGAGATATCTCAGCGCAGACGGGGGTAAGCCGCGGGCCGGTACGGGAGGCCATCATGTTGCTCGAGCAGGAGGGGCTGGTTATCTCCTCTTCGTTCAAAGGAGCCGCGGTCGTCGCTGTCTCGCGCGAGGAGGCGGAGAACGTTCTGATTCCTATTCGTTTGGTGCTCGAAGAATTCGCGTTCCGGCACGCCACGAACAAGCTTTCTGATGCGGTGTTCGAGAAATTGGAATCGCTGATCGAGGAAATGCGAAGTGCTGCGGCCAACGATGATCGGCAGTTGATCGCAGACGCAGATACCCGATTTCACGAGACCGTCATTGCCGAATGCGGGTGGATTCATTGTGTGCAGGTGTGGAGGACGATCTCTCCGCGGGTACGGATGTACTTTGCCGCAGATGCAGTTCAACACGAATCGCTTGACACCGTTCCGGCGCAACATGTCGAACTGTTGGATGTTCTCCGCCTCGGAGATCCGGAGCTCAGTGCACAGGCGATTCGCAAACACATTGTCGACCGGCCGTAA
- a CDS encoding mandelate racemase/muconate lactonizing enzyme family protein yields the protein MKIIKVTVAGLRGKTPLGGWEEELRADDVVHTLVAVHTDEGIVGVGSVFTTENLARAALQLLEPSLLGENPLEPERVSERLHRTTFWMGRGGSVTHTISGVDIALWDILGKATGQPVGRLLGGRYRERVRPYASLLMDEPQRMSDQLSDLKDRGWTAFKIGWGPFGRVDTRQDEEIVKAARSAIGPDSLLMVDAGGSDSNWRNDLKWALRTARMLDQYEVSWFEEPLSPDALADYVELRRSAPVPISGGEVFTRRQSFLPWVEQGAFDIVQPDVTKVGGLSEQRRIGWMAQDRGIRLIPHGWNTGIGLAADLQLASALAETDLVEYIAGSDYVDGICTEPWVLDSDGMLAIPEGPGLGIELDRESLGQFTDVDALLPR from the coding sequence GTGAAAATCATCAAGGTGACAGTGGCCGGCCTACGCGGAAAGACACCGTTGGGTGGGTGGGAGGAAGAACTGCGCGCAGACGACGTCGTGCACACACTCGTCGCGGTGCACACCGACGAAGGGATCGTCGGGGTCGGGAGCGTTTTCACGACCGAAAATCTCGCCAGAGCGGCACTCCAACTACTCGAACCATCTCTTCTGGGAGAAAATCCACTCGAACCGGAACGCGTCAGTGAGCGCCTGCATCGCACGACGTTCTGGATGGGGCGTGGCGGCTCCGTAACCCATACGATCTCCGGCGTCGACATTGCCCTGTGGGACATTCTCGGCAAGGCAACGGGTCAACCGGTGGGCCGATTGCTCGGTGGACGATACCGAGAGCGCGTGCGCCCCTACGCTTCCCTGTTGATGGACGAACCACAGCGGATGTCCGATCAACTGTCGGACCTGAAGGATCGGGGCTGGACAGCGTTCAAGATCGGCTGGGGTCCGTTCGGCCGGGTCGACACACGCCAAGACGAAGAGATCGTCAAAGCCGCACGGAGTGCGATTGGGCCGGATTCACTACTCATGGTCGACGCGGGTGGAAGCGACAGCAACTGGAGAAACGACCTCAAATGGGCGTTGCGTACCGCACGCATGCTCGATCAGTACGAGGTGTCCTGGTTCGAAGAACCACTCTCCCCTGACGCGCTCGCCGACTACGTGGAATTGCGTAGGTCCGCCCCGGTCCCCATCTCTGGTGGCGAAGTGTTCACCAGGCGTCAGAGCTTTCTCCCCTGGGTCGAACAGGGAGCATTCGACATCGTCCAGCCGGATGTAACGAAGGTCGGCGGCCTCAGCGAACAGCGCCGAATCGGATGGATGGCACAAGATCGCGGAATCCGCTTGATTCCCCACGGATGGAACACCGGAATCGGGCTCGCCGCCGACCTCCAACTCGCGTCCGCCCTCGCTGAGACCGATCTCGTGGAGTACATCGCGGGATCGGACTACGTCGATGGGATCTGCACTGAACCTTGGGTCTTGGACTCCGACGGCATGCTCGCCATCCCCGAGGGACCCGGGCTAGGAATCGAACTCGATCGAGAATCTTTAGGTCAGTTCACCGACGTCGACGCCCTACTTCCCCGTTGA
- a CDS encoding MFS transporter, whose protein sequence is MATTHTSVSQQQRVPAKVIASSMFGTVLEWYDFAIYGALAVVMARLFFPTDDPTVSLLITLGTYAVGFVCRPLGAYFFGRMGDRAGRRKMLAITMIVVGGSSVLIGLLPTFSSIGIAAPLLLIALRMIQGFAVGAEWTGGATYLIEHARTGRRGLFGGIMQASTVGGFLLGTGVATILITTLPESTIDAGVWRVPFILGGAVAAIGLYVRLKLDESPAYKALLAQQGVTGTANANANANANLTPNQTAQQAHTPLRDWLMLVGIVFGITVAGYTATSFPAFISGVTDLPLSSALTSNVIALSLQIPAIVGFGALSDRIGRKPLMIAGMSALTIVTFPVFLLVTSGSFVPVLIGQLLFVMSFAAVSGPMASMFVEFFPTKIRSTAFASSYNVSVALFGGTAPFVNTFLASQTHSPLAPATYLVVGALVSLALLTRTTDRYSTDLT, encoded by the coding sequence ATGGCCACAACCCACACAAGCGTTTCCCAGCAGCAGCGAGTGCCCGCGAAAGTCATTGCGTCCAGCATGTTCGGCACTGTTCTGGAGTGGTACGACTTCGCAATCTACGGCGCACTCGCCGTCGTGATGGCACGACTGTTCTTCCCCACTGACGACCCCACCGTCTCACTCCTGATCACCCTCGGGACCTACGCCGTCGGATTTGTCTGCCGGCCCCTCGGAGCATACTTCTTCGGTCGCATGGGGGACCGTGCTGGCCGGCGAAAAATGCTGGCTATCACTATGATCGTCGTCGGCGGATCCAGCGTGTTGATCGGCCTATTGCCGACGTTCTCCTCCATCGGTATCGCGGCGCCTCTACTGCTGATCGCGCTGAGAATGATCCAAGGGTTCGCGGTGGGAGCAGAGTGGACCGGCGGTGCGACTTACCTCATCGAACACGCTCGCACTGGACGACGCGGTCTCTTCGGGGGGATCATGCAGGCGTCGACAGTCGGCGGCTTTCTTCTGGGCACCGGTGTCGCAACAATCCTCATCACCACCTTGCCTGAATCGACAATCGATGCCGGCGTATGGCGAGTACCTTTCATCCTTGGGGGTGCGGTCGCGGCAATCGGACTATATGTGCGACTCAAACTCGACGAGTCACCGGCGTACAAGGCCCTACTCGCCCAGCAAGGTGTCACCGGTACCGCGAATGCGAATGCGAATGCGAATGCAAATCTGACGCCGAACCAAACTGCACAGCAAGCGCACACGCCGCTACGGGACTGGTTGATGCTTGTTGGAATCGTCTTCGGCATTACTGTCGCCGGTTACACCGCGACCAGCTTTCCAGCGTTCATCTCAGGGGTGACGGATTTGCCGCTCTCCTCCGCGCTCACCAGTAACGTCATAGCGCTCTCACTCCAGATACCGGCGATCGTGGGGTTCGGCGCACTGTCCGACCGGATCGGGCGGAAACCACTCATGATTGCCGGCATGAGCGCCTTGACTATTGTGACTTTCCCAGTCTTCCTGCTGGTGACGAGCGGCAGTTTCGTTCCAGTTCTCATCGGGCAGTTGCTGTTCGTTATGTCTTTCGCCGCCGTCAGCGGGCCGATGGCGTCCATGTTCGTCGAGTTCTTTCCAACGAAGATTCGCAGCACCGCGTTCGCGAGCAGCTATAACGTCAGTGTGGCTCTCTTCGGTGGCACTGCTCCGTTCGTGAACACATTCCTGGCATCTCAAACTCACAGTCCGCTCGCACCGGCGACCTATCTTGTCGTGGGTGCGCTCGTATCCCTCGCGCTTCTGACCCGAACAACTGACCGGTACAGCACTGATCTGACCTGA
- a CDS encoding N-acyl-D-amino-acid deacylase family protein, with translation MFDIAIVGGTIVDGTGKPASRADIGIVEDTLTYIGRGQKIAADRVIDATGLTICPGLIDPHSHSDWSLLANRDAQSTIRQGVTSEVVGNCGVTHAPLSQASAETVLAGLRSFGYSGACEWRSFAGYLDVVHSGGTAQNLLWFVGHSALRDAAGIRGSRVDETQAASLVHHLEAALEAGAVGMSTGLEYGSGRSSTREELRKLAGTLGRRNAMYASHIRNRDESLDSAIDEFFDIVRSGDLRAQLSHLNVRHNTGARDHAWAEAVYRLVHEREAGIDVLADMTPYPHGIGMATGILPPWFIEEPPANAAASLRDPSVRERLRDDCDRYWRFIHRGQWERVTLSTSPGTPELEGLTFPEIAARLGKDEWDCYFDVLESAGSEMAGVQFIGSLFTEDHLSEAIGHPLFALGVDGFTSSIQGPLFTRTQHPLFFYGHTHYLAHHVMTTHTLTFEEAIRKMTSMVADHFGIARRGRLLEGYCADLAIFDTNALRQQPTFKAPTAYADAAPFVMVNGAIVIDNYIHTGARRGKQLTSDKRN, from the coding sequence ATGTTCGATATTGCCATTGTCGGCGGAACCATTGTCGACGGAACCGGAAAGCCCGCCAGCCGCGCCGACATCGGGATTGTCGAGGACACACTCACCTACATCGGCCGCGGACAGAAGATCGCCGCCGATCGCGTCATCGATGCGACAGGCTTGACGATCTGCCCTGGGCTCATCGATCCACACAGCCATAGTGATTGGTCATTGTTGGCGAACAGAGACGCACAGAGCACGATCCGACAAGGCGTCACATCCGAGGTGGTAGGAAACTGCGGAGTGACCCATGCACCGCTGAGCCAGGCGTCAGCAGAAACAGTCCTCGCAGGATTGAGGTCATTCGGATACAGCGGAGCCTGCGAATGGCGAAGTTTTGCCGGGTACCTCGACGTCGTCCACTCCGGCGGCACGGCGCAGAACTTGCTCTGGTTCGTCGGTCACAGTGCTTTGCGCGACGCCGCGGGCATTCGCGGCAGTCGAGTCGATGAAACGCAGGCCGCCTCGTTGGTTCACCATCTCGAAGCAGCACTGGAAGCTGGGGCGGTCGGCATGTCCACGGGCCTCGAATACGGGTCCGGCCGATCCAGTACTCGCGAGGAACTTCGTAAACTCGCCGGCACCCTTGGAAGACGTAACGCGATGTACGCCAGCCATATTCGAAACAGAGATGAAAGCCTCGACTCGGCGATCGACGAATTCTTCGATATCGTACGCAGCGGTGATCTTCGAGCCCAACTCTCTCATCTCAACGTTCGACACAACACAGGGGCACGCGACCACGCATGGGCCGAAGCAGTCTATCGTCTTGTCCACGAGCGGGAAGCCGGCATCGATGTCCTCGCTGACATGACGCCGTACCCCCACGGCATCGGAATGGCCACGGGCATACTGCCACCGTGGTTCATCGAAGAACCACCAGCGAACGCTGCCGCCAGCTTGCGCGATCCGTCGGTACGCGAGCGACTGAGGGACGACTGCGATCGGTACTGGAGATTCATCCATCGGGGCCAGTGGGAGCGCGTCACCTTATCGACAAGCCCAGGAACACCCGAGCTCGAAGGCCTCACGTTCCCTGAGATCGCGGCGCGACTCGGGAAAGACGAATGGGACTGCTATTTCGATGTTCTCGAATCCGCGGGGAGCGAAATGGCCGGAGTCCAGTTCATCGGCTCGTTGTTCACCGAGGACCACCTGTCCGAAGCCATCGGGCATCCCCTCTTTGCTCTCGGGGTCGACGGTTTCACCAGCTCAATCCAAGGTCCACTCTTCACCCGAACCCAACACCCCCTGTTCTTCTACGGTCACACCCACTACCTCGCCCATCACGTCATGACGACGCACACGCTCACCTTCGAAGAAGCCATCCGCAAGATGACCTCGATGGTGGCGGATCATTTCGGCATCGCCCGACGAGGACGACTTCTCGAGGGGTACTGCGCGGACCTAGCGATTTTCGATACCAATGCCCTGCGACAACAGCCCACTTTCAAAGCACCAACCGCCTACGCTGACGCAGCTCCCTTCGTAATGGTCAACGGTGCCATCGTTATCGACAACTACATCCACACCGGCGCCCGCCGTGGAAAGCAGTTGACGTCCGATAAACGCAACTAG
- a CDS encoding carboxylesterase/lipase family protein — MIGGRYALVIATISAVVAASSGCATNDSTSDISEATSDSRSITVDAPAGVVEGVASDTGSEFLGIPYAQAPIGDLRWQPPVPAAPWDGVRDATEFGPTCAQAAKGGADAIDNEDCLSLNVYTPSGESTEPRPVMFWIHGGGFTSGSGDQYDGSALAETNDLVVVTINYRLGFLGFLDVPGMTGGERNFGLLDQQAAMRWTRDNIAAFGGDPNRVTIFGSSAGGHSVCAHLASPSAVGLFQGAIIQSGGCPSHSRDEAMTDGKNFAAESGCADIDAVISCLRTKTGEQLTAASAKFSGILTGPLPIAGTPELPVPPSDAVRSGNFNNIPILIGSTRNETRSWAKPFADANKQMYEMEIRKEFGPNADEVLARYPYDSYPSTNAATYALGDVWTDSGVFYGLGGCQDRELARRISEYQPQTYSYRFDGENTPLDDAADLIVGSAHSSEKPYLWPSEKTEAFTDDKRELSHDMMRYWGAFAANSDPNVAGQAPWTATSNGSVMSLHGNDSGVISDAQFTEDHHCDLWDRIEYPWLTYNPAP; from the coding sequence TTGATCGGCGGACGATATGCCCTCGTCATCGCGACGATATCCGCGGTTGTAGCAGCCAGTAGCGGCTGCGCAACCAATGACAGCACCTCGGACATTTCGGAGGCAACTTCGGACTCACGGTCGATAACCGTCGATGCGCCGGCCGGCGTCGTCGAGGGCGTGGCCTCTGACACGGGCAGCGAGTTTCTCGGGATTCCTTACGCGCAAGCGCCAATCGGTGATCTCAGGTGGCAACCGCCTGTGCCGGCAGCCCCGTGGGATGGTGTTCGTGACGCAACAGAGTTCGGTCCAACGTGTGCTCAGGCAGCGAAAGGCGGGGCGGACGCCATCGACAACGAAGACTGCCTCAGCCTCAACGTCTACACACCCTCGGGCGAATCGACGGAGCCGCGGCCGGTCATGTTCTGGATTCACGGTGGCGGGTTCACCTCGGGATCGGGAGATCAATACGACGGGTCTGCCCTGGCAGAAACCAACGACCTGGTGGTTGTCACGATCAACTACAGGTTGGGGTTTCTAGGATTTCTGGATGTTCCAGGTATGACTGGTGGCGAACGGAACTTCGGTCTACTCGATCAACAAGCTGCCATGCGTTGGACGCGGGACAACATTGCTGCGTTCGGCGGTGACCCGAATCGCGTGACCATTTTCGGAAGTTCCGCGGGCGGACACTCCGTGTGTGCGCATCTGGCCTCACCATCGGCAGTCGGTTTGTTCCAAGGCGCGATAATACAAAGCGGTGGATGCCCGAGTCATTCCCGAGACGAAGCCATGACGGACGGCAAGAACTTCGCAGCTGAGAGCGGCTGCGCCGATATCGACGCCGTGATCAGTTGTCTCCGAACGAAAACCGGAGAACAGCTTACCGCCGCGAGCGCGAAGTTCAGTGGCATCTTGACGGGTCCTCTGCCCATCGCTGGAACCCCCGAGCTACCTGTCCCGCCGAGTGACGCTGTGCGCTCGGGGAACTTCAACAATATTCCGATCCTCATCGGTTCGACACGTAATGAAACCCGTTCGTGGGCAAAGCCGTTCGCTGACGCGAACAAGCAGATGTACGAAATGGAGATCCGCAAGGAGTTCGGCCCGAATGCCGACGAAGTTCTAGCGCGATACCCGTACGACTCGTACCCCAGTACGAATGCAGCGACGTACGCATTGGGTGACGTGTGGACCGACAGTGGAGTGTTCTATGGGCTCGGCGGGTGTCAAGACCGGGAGCTCGCCCGCCGTATATCCGAGTATCAGCCACAGACGTACTCGTATCGGTTCGACGGCGAAAATACTCCGCTCGACGACGCGGCTGACCTCATCGTCGGATCGGCCCACTCGTCGGAAAAGCCCTACCTGTGGCCGAGCGAAAAGACCGAAGCATTCACTGACGACAAGCGTGAACTCTCACACGACATGATGAGGTACTGGGGAGCGTTCGCAGCCAACTCCGACCCGAACGTCGCAGGACAGGCCCCGTGGACCGCGACATCGAACGGAAGTGTCATGTCACTGCATGGCAACGACTCCGGTGTGATCAGTGACGCTCAGTTCACCGAAGATCACCACTGCGATCTGTGGGACCGTATCGAATACCCCTGGTTGACTTACAATCCGGCGCCGTGA
- a CDS encoding NmrA family NAD(P)-binding protein has product MILVLGSTGTTGSRVAQALDARNVETRLATRHPVSPNDVFFDWGDVDSHAQALHDVTGVYVVAPVGSADPLPVVAHFLELAVQQGIRRFVALSSSALDRGTPGLGEIHDAVASMVPEWAVLRPSWFMQNFVGRTPLADGVRDGEIVSATGEGRVAFVDALDIAAVAAHALTDPEPHNTDHIVTGPTPLSYGDAAALISARTRTEISHRSITVDELAQRYIEHGLPADFAGILAAMDADISRGAEDRATDVVERVTGQPARTFEAFVKAHFATIPSGN; this is encoded by the coding sequence GTGATACTCGTTCTCGGCTCGACCGGTACGACAGGAAGTCGCGTCGCTCAGGCGCTCGACGCGCGCAACGTTGAAACCCGTCTCGCTACACGGCATCCGGTATCACCCAACGACGTATTCTTCGACTGGGGCGATGTCGACAGTCACGCGCAAGCGCTTCATGACGTCACCGGGGTCTATGTCGTCGCACCCGTAGGCTCGGCCGACCCATTGCCGGTCGTCGCGCACTTCCTCGAACTTGCTGTGCAACAGGGTATTCGGCGATTCGTTGCACTGAGTTCCTCTGCCTTGGATCGGGGTACGCCGGGCCTCGGCGAGATCCACGACGCGGTCGCGTCGATGGTTCCAGAATGGGCCGTCCTCCGCCCGTCGTGGTTCATGCAGAACTTCGTCGGACGTACCCCTCTCGCCGATGGTGTTCGAGACGGCGAAATAGTCAGCGCAACCGGGGAGGGGCGAGTCGCGTTCGTCGACGCGCTGGATATCGCAGCCGTCGCTGCGCACGCCTTGACGGACCCCGAACCGCACAACACCGATCACATAGTCACCGGGCCGACACCTCTCAGCTACGGAGATGCGGCCGCACTCATATCCGCACGGACTCGTACCGAAATCTCACACCGTTCGATCACTGTCGACGAACTGGCACAACGCTACATCGAACACGGCCTCCCGGCTGATTTCGCAGGGATTCTCGCCGCCATGGACGCAGACATCTCCCGGGGCGCCGAGGATCGGGCAACCGACGTCGTCGAGCGAGTTACCGGGCAACCGGCACGGACGTTCGAGGCCTTCGTGAAGGCTCATTTCGCGACGATCCCGTCGGGGAACTGA
- a CDS encoding nuclear transport factor 2 family protein, giving the protein MNEHIVDRALRLLLSHDMEGFSDLWAPDGVIEFPFAAVGYPSRIVGREAIRQYMSGYSDILDVRELTSKTIHATADPDVTVAEFELAGIAPKTGKPYSMRYVAIITTDGSQIRNYRDYWSPLAAAEAIGTTSELTAFGGGAA; this is encoded by the coding sequence ATGAACGAACACATCGTGGACCGCGCACTCCGACTTCTTCTGAGCCACGACATGGAAGGATTTTCGGACCTCTGGGCTCCGGATGGGGTCATCGAATTTCCCTTCGCTGCAGTCGGTTACCCCTCGCGGATCGTGGGCCGAGAAGCGATCCGCCAATACATGAGCGGGTACAGCGACATTCTCGACGTTCGAGAACTCACGTCGAAAACGATTCACGCAACGGCAGATCCAGACGTTACTGTCGCTGAATTCGAGCTTGCGGGCATCGCTCCCAAGACGGGAAAGCCCTACTCGATGAGGTATGTCGCCATCATCACGACAGACGGGAGTCAAATTAGAAACTACCGCGACTATTGGAGTCCGTTGGCGGCGGCGGAAGCGATCGGCACGACGAGTGAACTCACAGCTTTCGGCGGGGGTGCGGCGTGA
- a CDS encoding TetR/AcrR family transcriptional regulator has protein sequence MSPGRPTGAAVLQSTVTRSIVEAVLDEFSETGYGRLSMERVAKRARVGKSALYRRWPSKEEMVVAVLSEFSVGVSEAPDTGTFRGDLRATLSGFVDWIDEPRFSKILPDLVAESARNPRLGELHKQMIGIPRRERSVQIFQRAVERGELPEDMDFELALDLVAGPVYWRSTVRGADVDSDYLDRLADVIVAALAGS, from the coding sequence ATGAGTCCAGGAAGACCGACCGGTGCGGCTGTACTTCAGTCGACAGTTACGCGTTCGATCGTCGAGGCAGTACTCGACGAGTTTTCTGAGACAGGTTACGGCCGTTTGTCGATGGAGCGCGTGGCGAAGCGAGCGCGCGTAGGAAAGAGCGCTCTGTATCGCAGATGGCCGTCGAAGGAGGAGATGGTGGTCGCCGTGCTGTCCGAGTTCAGCGTCGGGGTTTCGGAGGCACCGGATACCGGTACGTTCCGAGGCGATCTGAGAGCGACGCTCAGCGGATTCGTCGACTGGATCGACGAACCGCGCTTTTCCAAAATCCTCCCCGACCTGGTCGCCGAGTCTGCCCGCAACCCTCGTCTCGGTGAACTTCACAAGCAGATGATCGGCATTCCGCGTAGGGAGCGTTCGGTTCAGATCTTCCAGCGCGCGGTTGAACGAGGTGAACTACCGGAGGACATGGACTTCGAGTTGGCCCTGGATCTGGTAGCAGGGCCGGTGTACTGGCGGTCGACCGTCAGGGGAGCAGACGTGGACAGTGATTATCTCGATCGTTTGGCCGATGTCATCGTCGCGGCACTGGCCGGTTCGTGA